The Suncus etruscus isolate mSunEtr1 chromosome 14, mSunEtr1.pri.cur, whole genome shotgun sequence genome contains a region encoding:
- the CLEC11A gene encoding C-type lectin domain family 11 member A — protein sequence MHRAWLLMALVFPQLLVWGAQREWEGAWGGAQEEEEREREALMLKHLQEALELAAGKEDENPGENSETKEAWENQDGQGEGEEDPTQAPSPSPSPSPTPEDVITYILGRLAGLDSGLHQLHVRLHTLDTRVVELTQGLRQLRQAARDTRDAVQGLQDAQSRAEREHGRLEGCLKGLRLGHKCFLLSREFEAQEAAQARCAARGGSLAQPADRAQMEALAGYLRGALAPYNWPVWLGVHDRRAEGLYLFENGQRVSFFAWHRAPRPEPGDREPRGAPTLHPLSPDQPNGGPLENCVAQASDDGSWWDHDCQRRLYYVCEFPF from the exons ATGCACAGGGCCTGGCTCCTCATGGCCCTGGTGTTTCCCCAGCTCCTGGTCTGGGGGGCCCAGAGGGAGTGGGAGGGGGCCTGGGGAGGAGcccaggaggaggaagaaagggagcgGGAAGCGCTGATGCTGAAG CATTTACAGGAGGCTCTGGAACTGGCAGCTGGAAAGGAGGATGAAAATCCGGGGGAAAACTCCGAGACGAAAGAGGCCTGGGAGAACCAGGACGGCCAGGGAGAAGGTGAAGAGGACCCCACGCAGGCCCCTTCTCCCAGCCCCAGTCCCTCGCCGACCCCTGAGGATGTCATCACTTACATCC TGGGGCGCTTGGCCGGCTTGGACTCGGGCCTGCACCAGCTGCACGTCCGCCTGCACACGCTGGACACTCGCGTGGTGGAGTTGACCCAGGGGCTGCGGCAGCTCCGGCAGGCGGCGAGGGACACCAGAGACGCGGTGCAAGGCCTGCAGGACGCGCAGAGCCGTGCAGAACGCGAGCATGGCCGCTTGGAGG GCTGCCTAAAGGGCCTGCGGCTGGGGCACAAGTGCTTCCTGCTCTCGCGAGAGTTCGAGGCGCAGGAGGCGGCGCAGGCGCGGTGCGCGGCTCGGGGCGGAAGTCTGGCGCAGCCCGCGGACCGGGCGCAGATGGAGGCGCTGGCCGGGTACCTGCGCGGCGCCCTGGCGCCCTACAACTGGCCCGTGTGGCTGGGCGTGCACGACCGGCGTGCCGAGGGTCTCTACCTCTTCGAGAACGGCCAGCGCGTCTCCTTCTTCGCCTGGCACCGCGCGCCCCGACCCGAGCCCGGCGATCGCGAGCCCCGCGGCGCCCCCACCTTGCACCCGCTCAGCCCCGACCAGCCCAACGGGGGCCCGCTGGAGAACTGCGTGGCTCAGGCCTCGGACGACGGGTCCTGGTGGGACCACGACTGCCAGCGGCGCCTCTACTACGTCTGCGAGTTCCCCTTCTGA